A region of Leucoraja erinacea ecotype New England chromosome 43, Leri_hhj_1, whole genome shotgun sequence DNA encodes the following proteins:
- the LOC129714871 gene encoding E3 SUMO-protein ligase KIAA1586-like produces the protein MFKIQSSGSSRPTALASLRNKIRRHEMSRAHEIAQELTEKGGQDLLGNLVRAVSDTVLAETNAVFRTAYYLAKMNRPFSDHDDLIELQEKNGVNMGTSLHSRFSSTKIVEHIAKKMQTKIVDSIVSSSSKLSVLIDEVTSLSHKSAMIVNVKASLDGATPEFVFFWTWWSWKARGQSL, from the coding sequence ATGTTTAAGATCCAGTCATCAGGCTCAAGCAGACcaacagccctggcctccttgagAAACAAGATCAGACGGCATGAGATGTCCAGGGCACACGAAATAGCTCAGGAGCTCACTGAAAAGGGTGGACAGGATTTACTTGGGAATCTTGTGAGAGCTGTGTCAGACACTGTGTTAGCTGAGACAAATGCTGTATTCAGAACAGCATATTATCTTGCCAAGATGAACCGACCTTTCTCTGACCATGACGATCTCATTGAGCTTCAGGAAAAAAACGGTGTCAACATGGGCACAAGTCTGCACTCAAGGTTCAGTTCAACAAAAATTGTGGAACACATAGCAAAAAAGATGCAGACAAAAATAGTtgacagcattgtgtcatctTCAAGCAAGCTGTCTGTTCTCATTGATGAGGTAACTTCTCTCAgccataaatcagccatgattgtcaaTGTGAAGGCCTCTTTAGATGGAGCTACTCCtgaatttgtgtttttttggacCTGGTGGAGCTGGAAAGCCAGAGGGCAGAGTCTATAG